The genomic window CCTGTCTACTACCAAATTATGTAATATGGTTTATTTAAAGGAGTTAAAAAATGTCATGAAAACATCTAATTCCCCTAAGCcctcttgtctaaaatggtatttACATTGTTAAACCACTTATGCCATCACCTTTTTCACTATCTGTTCTTCAAAGGCTTCTAGAGTCTTCAAATAGAAATCCTGAACCCCTTAAAACATTTGCTTCATTtgccagtaaaaaaaaatcccaagcaaTAGGGCTGGGAGTTGAAACTTGCCTTAATAAGGCAAACTTTGTCACAGTTCTTGTTGCATTTGGTTGTAGCACAAGTGTGCTAGTGCCCATATGTTTTTCTGTATGTAAGCAATAGCTATTTTCTCTCTTGCATTATTTCCAATATATGAGGTCCTATTATATGTGTTGTTAATATCAGTCCAAGAGTGATAAGGATCAAGAGACCATTCATACATAGTTTTCCTTTTGTGTCACTACTCTGGTCACCGGAATTAGGATTCACTTCTTGAGAAAAAAGTCAGCAAGCCTAGACtgggtaggattttttttttcagatttaatATATAAATCAATATCTCCAGTTTCTGGGCACAGCCCTTTTTGTTTGTAGCCATCTTTAGCAAGGACATCATTTCAGTGACTTTCCTTCATTGGCTCAATTTAAAAACATCATTTAGTAAGTGCTTATGAAAGTTCTACAAAGAGACAATTATTTAAAGATACAGCTGGAAATTGCAGATTCTCTATATCTGGATGAAAACAGTTTAGCTGATATACCAAACTTTACAACTTTCTAATTTATTTGAGTTCAGTTATAATTTCCAAAAGGTGTGTTTAACACAGGTATGCTGACAACATTACTTATAAACAAGGTTTATTTGTAGAAGTTTCAGCTCAGTTGCAatgctttctatttcttttactcTCTGCTTTTCCTCTGAGCAAAATAACAGTGGAACAAAATGGAAAGAATCACATTACTCATTGGAAAAATTCCCATAGGAACAGAGCAAGATTGGAAGTATGGACTTAAGGGACATGTGCTTTCAAACCTTTTATCTAGAACAGCTCAACAGACTAAATCTGCTTTAAGAAAAATATAACTATTTAATTTGCCGTACAGAAAGGGAAGTTTTTCACAGGATTATCTTTTCAAACTTACTAAAATTTGCATTTACTTGgtttatttaatataaattagCTTCAGTTCATAGCATTAAGCAATGATATACTTAATGCACCTGAAATCTTTGAAGTTATATTCCTTCATGTTCAATAGGCATTTTTAAtgtaacactttttaaaatactggGTTTTTACATTTTAAGATTCCTGTATcttcctctagatcaggggtcttcagacctcagggaccactaaattcataattttaaatctcatgGACTACTaacatgaatttttttaaaagataaatagtatttagtgcagtataaaaaatgcaaataattttttttgcagaccaccaaaattttctcgtcgATCACCACTGGTCCACAAACCACTGGTTGGTGACCTCTGCTCTAGATAAATCACTCATCATTATTGGCCAACTTCAGTTCCTCGCCTAGATGGCAAAATTTTAATGTCCAATATTCAGATGCTAATTCCTGTAACTCCCGACTATTAGATTGATTGCGAGATCACCATGCATTTGAAAGTATGGTACCAGAATGGAAGGAGACAGACACGAGTTTCATATAGAACATAAATGCCACCATATTTATATAAGAAGCACCATCATTACTGATCACTTTTTATTTGGAGTCAAAAATGCCAGCAACAGAGCAGACTGAGTTGGCACATCAGGCTGGACAAATACGTGATTGTAGCCATATTTCCCACAGGCTATGAGCAGCAGCACTGAGTTTACATGTTGAGGCAACAACTGAGTTTTATCTTTCTGACACAATAAAAAGGATTGACAGCtactgaactggtagaaaccaTGCAGGAGTTAACGAAGGTATGAATAGGTGTGCAATAAATATCTTCCTAAAAAATTAGACAAACAGGAGACTCACTTAATTTCATTAATAGTTAACATTGTTTTAAATATCAACTTTTgcaatacagtattaaaattattttcaaatgtaTCAACCTACCCCTAGTAAGTGGCTGCTTGCTATTGGCCTTAGTTTTAAACATGTTTTGCTGTCTTTTTGCACCAAATGACAGTATTTTAGTGATCCAATTTTGTAGTTTCTGTGAGTCTGGAATTAAGACATTTATTTCACACCTTACAGATGTATATAGGAACTCTACTGTTCAGAATCATCTTCGATTACTTCAATTCTGCGTGGCCCATAAAGTAGAACATAAGCTATATGCCAGTCTCCACCGCCCGATAACCTCAAAATATCTTCAGGGGTAACAATGCTGACTTTGTCATCATCGAATTTAATCCATTCATCTGTGGTATAAAAAAAACACCCATAGTAAGTAACACTTCAAATGACAATGTGAGAGCCAGCATGGTATAGTAatgaaggtgctggcctagaatgGAGTTCTAGTGGGCATGAAAGCCACAAAGTGGCTTGGGCATGAAAGCctgttgggtgaccttgggcatgTCATTCTCTCACAACCCAACCCACTTAAAAGGTTGTGGGGAAATTGAAGAGGGATTAGCAAtaccttgttttcttttgacccaagATACATAGTGTCCAGAAGAACTAGATCTTCCTTGATGAGTTAGCACTGCCTGTAGCTCATAATAACCACAATTACTGGAACCAATATCTGAGAAGGCAAAAAAGATGGTACAATGTGATATAATAGTAAACACTTTACATattgttattcatttattttgaaacTCTCACCTTCAGAATCAGAAAAGGGGAAGCAGATTAATCCCACAAAATACATTTGGGACAATTATTTCTATCCATCAATAAAATGCATTCTCAACTTTGCATGTTCCAATCCCCatttcagaatacagaataacagttggaaaggatctgaggtcttctagtccaatcctctccTATGCTCagacaggaagccctacaccatttcaaacaaatggttgtccaatgtcttcctaaaaacttctagtgttgaaagcattcataacttctggaggcaagttgttccactgattaattgttctgtcagggaatttctccgtagttctaggctgcttctctccttggttagtttccatcccttgcttcttctcctgccttcaggtgctttggagaattggttgACCACTCTTTTTTTGTGGtgaccccttagatattggaacattgctataatgtcacccctagtccttcttttcattaaactagacatacccatttttttatatgatttagtctccagtcctctaatcatctttgttgctcttctctgcactttctaaagtcacaacatcttttttacattgtggcgaccaaaactggatgcagtatgccacgtgtggccttaccaaagcatcaTAAAATACTATCagcccttcacgtgatcttgattctatcaataaatcagaagagagctggaagggaccttggaggttttctagtccaaccccctgctcaagcatccctagtctttcttttctccagaATGGCCATAaccaattcttgcaaccattcttcatatgtttgttaTCTCCAGATTAATCATAagagttgctcttctttgcactttttccaaagtctcaataattttttgtaatgtagtgaccaaaactggatgcagcattccaggtaTGGTTTTACTGAGGCTTTTAAATGCGGTAcgaatacttcatgtgattttgattctctctctctcttaatgcaGGCTAGGACTGTAatggctgcagcacactgctggctcctgtttaggtgattgtccactaggactccaaaatccctctctcaattactactattgagccaggtaccacctataccaggggtcagcaacccgtagcctctggagccgcatgtagctctttcatccctctgctgtgctTCCCTGtagccagtcggctccacaatttatagggctttcggttaggacaggtagaggaaaggatgctgcactatggtgggggaactggacttctgttcagcagaggaaaaaggacaccacactaggaggagacttcCACTCGGCTCcggaattgaatggggggcttccgtttaggacctttatggttctttgagtgtttaaggttgccaacccctgacctATACCATACCTGTGCATTTAATTTTCAAAAGATTGCTGGATGCTTTTAGAGTTTTTTTAAACTCTAAGCAGTCCCAAAATCTCACTGCTTAGACACTAGAGGTGAgagaagccattgaaataaaTCCATAATAGATATTTATAGGTATCACACCTATAGGTACAATAACAGAGTTAATCAGAGTGCTTGGCATTTAAAGTTGTACAACTGCATAGAATAGAATTGGCAAAATACTAGCATTGCTACTTTTGTAACTTTTTCTTCAGATCCATCACCTGCAGCAGActacagattattattattattactttgaaaCATTTAAGATACAAACATTTCAAGCTAGATTAAAATTAatgtaataattttattcaaCACTGAATTTTTATAAAATAGAATCAGTACATTTATTTTAATCCATCATTTTGTATTAGTCATTTTTGAGATTCAAAATTAATTTGAAGTTAAAAGCTTGCTGAATTACCTCTGTTTATTTATGACTGCTTTGTTGGTGTATCAAGCTTCCAGAAATTCCCtagtgtttttttattattattatttagcttGATCAAGGATGCTCATGGCTTCTTAGTTAAAATGTTGATTGAATCTatccatgtgttgtgaaattaagcaGTTTTCATAGTATCTTCTGACTGTCCATTAGTTTGTGTGTCATGGAATTACTCCGTTACTTTTCCGCCTGTCTGCCCTACATAGTGGCTGTTACAATCCTTTCAGTGTACGTTGTAGACAACTCATACAATCATAGTTTCAGATATTCACTAATTGGTATTCCCAAATAATGTATCTGCTTTCCATTTTTAAGATAAAGCAGAGTAAAAATATCTGCTGTTCTTAAATGTCTTTCTACTTACcctcagaaaaagaaaatggttCATACTTAATCTCCTTCTGTGAGCCATCACCTTTACTAGacttgaaaaataaaacagaaaatgttGGTTTGAGTTAATTTTGTAACTATAAAATATGGcattaaaaataagcaaaattcTAAGACAATTTCAATGTTATTATTCAGAAATGATTCATAAAATGAAAAGCTGAAATTTTAAGGCTCAGGTAATGGTGGTGGTTGCCCTGTTTCTTTAAGTTTAACAATTaatgttaaattaaaaataataattatatatccaATAAACTTCAGAAAATTGACAAATGAAAATGCAGCTGCAATAGACCatggattctttaaaaaaacctcaacGATAATTCTTCACATTCCATATCAGTCTTTTTActacaaatattattattaaaaacatgATTAGCAGTATTCTTAATGATGTTTGGTTATAAGTTTAAGCTTGATAATACTAGACCTGATTTAAGAGTTACTTGTAAAGAAAATGCATATATTGTTAAATGAAATGTAAAGATTAATCAAAGTTAATGGGCTACTTACATTATTTGGTTGCTGGTTTACTTTTTTATCTTCCAGGTCCTTGAATTTTGATCGATATGAAACCATCTTTTCTTGAAGGCCTGGTGTACATAGTTCATATACATCCAACATAAGTGGAAATTTAACATCCTACAGCAATTTAAAAGAGTTTCATGATCATGTAAATTATATGAAGCAAATCAGCTGTCTTAGATCTTAATTCCACTCAGTTTAAAATAATACTGGCAATAATCTAAGATTTTAAACAAAGTATGTACACCAAGGCTCagtatttaacattttaaatgcCTCAGGAATATAGAAAACTGCTCTATTTCTTATCTGACCATGAATTCATCAAGTTCAGAATTGTACCATTAGCGCTATCTCTCAGGAATTTCTCAACTCCCATTTATATAGACTCCTAAACTGTAAAACATAAGCTCTATGCTTACTTTTCCATAGCCataaataggaaataaaaaaataaataaaaacccatGTAATATTTTCCAGTATCCTATGCACTTTATTCTACATAATCTTTAGAATGCTTTAGCAAAAGAACCATGAAGCTGATACAATGCAATTTGGATGATTCTGCTTTCATAGTACAAAGAAGTATATcagcattttaatttaaattacgtTGCAGCTGAATATCAAACCTTGATTGttaaatgtataaaataaagcATTACACCACATCAATCAAGTGAAAAGCTTAATATCAAATATACTTACTTTGAGAACTTTGGCATTCACAGATTCTTTCTCTTTATAAAAAAATCGAACCATTTGAATAGTAAGGTATGCAGGCAAACGACTTATCTtggactaaaagaaaaaaaatcactagaATCAGTGGAAATGGAAAGCTACAGCAATTTAAAGCAGGAGCTATAAATGCATAAAAGAATGTTTACCACAAAGACAAAACAGATATCAGGGGATGCACAGTAGTGTtgagatttaaatttttttactaccagttctgtgggcgtggcttggaggcatggcaggggaaggttactgcaaaatccccatttcttcctgattagctgggactcggtaggcagagactagatgggggtggggccagtcagaggtggtatttaccagttctccaaactactcaaaatttccgctactggttctccagaactggtcagaacctgctgaataccacctctggtgcacagGTTTTCAAACCAAAGGTATAAACAATACAAGTTATCTCTGTTTGGGTTATGCTACTCTCTTTCTATCccctgaaaaatatatatatatatatatatatatatatatatatatatatatatatatatatatatatatatatatatatatatatatatatatatatatatatatatatatatatatatatatatatatataaataaataaatataaggttcaaatcccagtaagggtatggctagctgatgagagctaaatagcttgaaatagatctatactagtctccctttatttatttatcagcacaaatacaacatatatatatatataacataaatgcacgcgtgcacacacacagtaAAGATATATCTTATTTATAAAACATTACTTGCtacatatgtacatatttatCAATTTGTGTCCCACCACAATCATGAAGTGATTCTAGGTAGCCAACTGATTATGACAAAGAAGTTTGAATAGGGAAGTCATATGACAATCTTTATGTCATAACAAAAgtacatctatttttatttcaataactTTTAAATCTTGCtttacttgtgtgtgtgtgtgtgtgtgtgtgtgtgtgtgtgtgtggtatgtatgtatgtatgtatgtatgtatgtatgtatgtatatcttaaAATGGTAGATCACAGGTACAGTTCCATTACTATAAAGGGATATTACAATGGTATCCTCACCGTTTTTAAATAAAGGGCATTCCTTTGCAATGTTGGTGATAATTTAGTTATTTCTTCTTGAAGACGCTATtagagaaatatatttaaaaagataacAAAGATTAGTACATGTACAAAATTAAGCATGACATTTCatatgtcctttttaaaattctgtgcagCACTTTAagtgataaatgaaataaaaataaaaaactatgcCCAAAATTTACTGAAATCTGAAAGCATTTTtcaagaaatgagggaaggaataCACAATAGCATAGAACCAAAAAGCTTTTTATGCTCATGCAACATGCATTCATCCAGTGAAATTATGATTACTTTTTGCTGCCAACTATCACATGTATTTCCACAAAGATATACATGGAGAGAGAAGTAATATAGCAGGGATGGGCAATTTGGATGTTGGATTCAAAATTCATATCCATATCCAGTAAATATGGCCACATCATCCAGGATAACGAGAGTAACAGTGTAGTAACATTTGGGTAAGCAAGGTTTTCTATTCCTCTTCCCTATACTACAAAATGAATATGGAATGGGCAACAATTTGGATTTAAAGGCAGCTGTATGTAAGTTCTTacaggtacttttttttttttaccttaggATTATGTAGCTGCTTTCACAGCAGCAATGTAATTTCAGGAAAAGACAACCTTGATAAAAGGAGTTGAAAACACATTCTAAAGCACATTTTTGTCTTGGGACAGACTGTATATTACTTctctaaaatatatgaaacatacaACTGGAAATTGGAAAGTATATTTAGAACACTATTCcacatttcaatttttaattcttattttaacaCTTCATGTtttcaaaaaatgaaagaaacataTGTTAAATGAATGTTCACTGTTACATGtcttagaaaatgaaatatcaggAAAGTCCAACAATCTTAAATTTCATGATCAAATCTGTTTCTTCTTTGTAGACCAAGATAAACTCCCTTAAATACAATGATGCAAAAGCTGCTTGAATAAAGATGCCACAGTAACTCACCAATTTAAGACCCGTGAAAAGATATTTAACTTCTTGATTGATAAAACAACTAAGCTGGAGTTgattctctcttccttttgtgACTTCCTCCTCTTCTGCTTCTGTGCATTTCATGCTTCACAAAATATTAAGGACCAAATATGAAAAGTACTGAACTACCACTAAGCATGGAACTTAATGATTTGCAAAAAGTTATCTTGCTTTCAGAAAGCTTAAATTGCTGCAACAAAACAACAGTTCTTACATCAACACTACTACTTAGTGACAACCAGTTCTTTAGATaactattgatttttttaataagctggcataaactttttaaaaacaattttaaatataatttatagaAGCACTTAGCTACCAATTACAGAATACACTCGTAGTGAGGATTATCTCTTTAgtaagtaaaatatataaaataaatcctACACATACTAATTGCATTATCATGAGCATGCTTTGTTATTCCAGAATGTTTAGGATACATAGTTTCAAACTCAATACTGAAAAACTGGTCAATTAAGCTTTTCTTTTTAGGAGGTGCCGTTGCTGCCGTTTCTGAAACTGAAGAGTCAGTCTGTAAAAGCAAACAAATATATAAGCAACAATACAAACTGCTTATAATTTACTCTTACAAAGCTGACAGTTGTACTTTTAAAACAAGATATAGACCTAAAGGTggccaaagagaaaaaaaaaatgaatgggttACTTTGAACAAAACCTGGGAAACATAGATCTTGTTCAATTCTATGTCAAGCATTCTAAATCCAAAATTGGTTAGAAAAAGCCTTGGGTCGATATTCCAAGCAGATTTGGTTCAAATTGATAGCTTGCACAATATAAAACCAGTATTTTGGATTTACAAAGTTCCTTCAGAGCACTATGCAGCATCCATCAGCAACTTGTTAGAACATAACGAAAGATTAGCTTGTTAGACCAGGCCACGGCTCAACTAATGTGTCCTTTTGTTTCTCACAATGGCCGACCAGGTTTCAGTTCTAACAAACTGGAGATGACCATACGTCTCTTCCCCTGTGGTTTCCGTGCAGCTGGTATCGATAAGCATACAAGTGCTAACCTGGATCTAATATTGAATCTTCAAAACTAATTCCGTTTGACAGACCTGTCCTCTTGTGTGTTTTTCCATTTCCCTTTAAACAAGCAAGCATGTCTGCTTCATGTTAACCAATTCTGCAGATTAATTATATGCTTTATTAATAAGCCTGTTTTGCCTGTTCTTAATTTTTTTGCCACATGGATGACTCAACAGTCCTAGCATTTTGAGAAGAAAAACTTTTCCTTATCCATTCTTTTCATGGCAAGCATGTTTTCACATGTTTTGCTCACCTCCTTACTCATCTTTTTTCTATGCAAAAAAGTCCCAAACATTCAAATCTTTTAGTGTATGGAACTTACTTTGGCTCGTATTGAATTTTTTATTTCTACTGAACCAGATTCGTCATCTGGCTAACTATTAACCCAATTTAAAGAGATCTCTTTGGAATTTTTCACAATCTTGTTTTCCCATACCCAGAATAATCTGATATTATCTATATTTCAACTCACTGCATACTAACTATTGACCCTAATAagttgttgtggttgttaagtcgagggtTGTTGAGACTGGATGGgattttcttttattaatttaaatatattttttcaaagaaGAGATCTACAGGTTTCACAGATTCTGAAAAAGGTCTATGGAATAAAAAGATTAACTCCTGATTTAGGTACTTTCAACATCTTACCTGCAATCAAATCAAACttttattgttaaatattattattaatattaatattattgacTATAAAACTCAGCTGCAGCCCAGAATTAGTCTCCATTATTTCCAGTAAAGACTTACTTCCATTACTGCATCACCTTCAATACCTTCTAACTTTTGCTGCAGTACTCGCATCATCTGTACCCAGCATTCATTGGCATCCTACGGAATACGATAAAAGATAAAACTAGATCACGGGAATCTAAGACAAATATATGTTGAGCATGTATCATAAGCACATcatataaaaacacaaacacatttGTATGCACACAGGTGCATACAAACAACAAGCAAGACACACTTTTTTACTTTGTTTATTCTAAAATGTTTTCTTCAGCAACTAGGACTAGAAGCTgctaaagaataataaaaatatagctATTAATTACCTTTATGGAAATGGTAAAACAAAAGATACATTTTTACATAAAATATGCAGCCtgcaaaagagaaattaaaaagtaTCTACCTGTTGAAGATATTGGCCTTGATCTCCTTTCTCTGCAAACTGAGGAAAGGCCATGTGTAAAAACTGGAGAAGAATGATGGGAGGGATACTGGAGGAAGTTTTGTCCATAGAATCAAATAAATCTCTTaaagcttaaaaataaaataaaacaaaaaacaataaatttCATAGAAATGCAAGTTTGTATAATAAATGAAGCATATTCCTCAAATGCAAACTCTTTATCTAATGCataatacaattattattttgtagcaaaatgttatttaaatatataaatgcacTATCAGtctatttaaaaaatactgtacAATTGATTATATCATGCAAGTGAAACAATCTATATTGTTGCATGGAGAAATTTTATACAGGTTAGTGCAGCTGTTGGGACAGAaactgctgttgttaagcaatgcagtcataaaagTATGTCACATGACCATGTCGCTTAGCAATGTTAATTGCAGCAGTCCTGGTTGTTGCTGTTAAGTGAGGATCATTAAACCACTACGAACGGACCTCCAGTGATTGCAACTTTCAAattcctgc from Thamnophis elegans isolate rThaEle1 chromosome 8, rThaEle1.pri, whole genome shotgun sequence includes these protein-coding regions:
- the USP14 gene encoding ubiquitin carboxyl-terminal hydrolase 14 encodes the protein MPLFTVNVKWGKEKFDGVELNTDEPPMVFKAQLFALTGVQPDRQKVMVKGGTLKDDDWGNIKIKSGMTLLMMGSADALPEEPIARPVFVEDMTEEQLASAMELPCGLTNLGNTCYMNATVQCIRSVPELKEALKRYAGALRASGEMASAQYITAALRDLFDSMDKTSSSIPPIILLQFLHMAFPQFAEKGDQGQYLQQDANECWVQMMRVLQQKLEGIEGDAVMETDSSVSETAATAPPKKKSLIDQFFSIEFETIMKCTEAEEEEVTKGRENQLQLSCFINQEVKYLFTGLKLRLQEEITKLSPTLQRNALYLKTSKISRLPAYLTIQMVRFFYKEKESVNAKVLKDVKFPLMLDVYELCTPGLQEKMVSYRSKFKDLEDKKVNQQPNNSSKGDGSQKEIKYEPFSFSEDIGSSNCGYYELQAVLTHQGRSSSSGHYVSWVKRKQDEWIKFDDDKVSIVTPEDILRLSGGGDWHIAYVLLYGPRRIEVIEDDSEQ